Proteins encoded together in one Streptomyces sp. TLI_171 window:
- a CDS encoding HNH endonuclease family protein has protein sequence MRSRRRSAVVTVVLLGSLALGGCTGGKTSGDSTKPGSASRGTSPLQNPDGTKPGLAPVTSDADRKAGRELIAKVKTADAGPKTGYDRDQFGPAWTDNVDGIPLGHNNCGTRDDVLARDGQKVEHKDASGCVVTGMTIWDPYTGKTVQWTKQQASKIQIDHVMPLSYDWQQGAAQWEKAKRVQIANDPLNLIPADGSQNASKGDSGPASWLPANTEVHCAYAIRWAQVSLKYQLPVTPADKKTMLSLCGG, from the coding sequence GTGCGATCCCGCCGCCGTAGTGCAGTTGTCACCGTCGTCCTGCTCGGTTCGCTCGCGCTCGGCGGGTGCACCGGCGGCAAGACGTCGGGGGATTCCACCAAGCCGGGTTCGGCGTCCCGGGGGACGAGCCCGCTGCAGAACCCGGACGGGACGAAGCCCGGGCTGGCGCCGGTCACCTCGGACGCGGACCGGAAGGCCGGGCGGGAGCTGATCGCCAAGGTGAAGACCGCCGACGCGGGGCCGAAGACCGGGTACGACCGGGACCAGTTCGGGCCCGCCTGGACGGACAACGTGGACGGGATCCCGCTCGGGCACAACAACTGCGGGACGCGGGACGACGTGCTGGCACGGGACGGGCAGAAGGTCGAGCACAAGGACGCCTCCGGCTGCGTGGTCACCGGGATGACGATCTGGGACCCGTACACCGGCAAGACCGTGCAGTGGACCAAGCAGCAGGCGTCGAAGATCCAGATCGACCACGTGATGCCGCTGTCCTACGACTGGCAGCAGGGCGCCGCGCAGTGGGAGAAGGCGAAGCGGGTGCAGATCGCCAACGACCCGCTCAACCTGATCCCGGCGGACGGCTCGCAGAACGCGTCGAAGGGCGACTCCGGCCCGGCGAGCTGGCTGCCCGCCAACACCGAGGTGCACTGCGCGTACGCGATCCGGTGGGCGCAGGTGTCGCTGAAGTACCAGCTGCCGGTGACGCCCGCGGACAAGAAGACCATGCTGTCGCTGTGCGG
- the moaA gene encoding GTP 3',8-cyclase MoaA, which yields MAPRTTPAPAPLVDRFGRVHTDLRISLTDRCNLRCTYCMPAEGLDWLPKAEVLTDGELLRLAGIAVHRLGIRTLRLTGGEPLLRRGLPGLVERLSTLGAELSLTTNGIGLARLAPELKQAGLHRANVSLDTLRPERYAAITRRDRLADVLAGLAAARAAGLEPVKVNAVPVRGVNEDEIVDLVEFAVAGGYRMRFIESMPLDAQGAWNREAMVTAEEILGVLGERWRLVPVGRHGNAPAEEWRLDGTPHVVGVIASVTRPFCGGCDRVRLTADGQLRNCLFATEESDLRALLRGGADDDGIEAAWRACVARKGPGHRIGDEGFVRPDRPMSAIGG from the coding sequence ATGGCACCGCGCACCACTCCCGCCCCCGCCCCGCTGGTCGACCGCTTCGGCCGGGTCCACACCGACCTGCGGATCTCCCTCACCGACCGGTGCAACCTGCGCTGCACCTACTGCATGCCCGCGGAGGGCCTGGACTGGCTGCCGAAGGCGGAGGTGCTCACCGACGGCGAACTGCTGCGGCTGGCCGGGATCGCCGTCCACCGCCTCGGCATCAGGACCCTCCGGCTGACCGGCGGCGAACCCCTGCTGCGGCGCGGCCTGCCCGGTCTGGTGGAACGGCTCTCCACGCTCGGCGCGGAGCTCTCGCTGACCACCAACGGCATCGGACTCGCCCGCCTCGCACCGGAGTTGAAGCAGGCCGGGCTGCACCGGGCGAACGTCAGCCTGGACACCCTGCGGCCCGAGCGGTACGCCGCGATCACCCGCCGGGACCGGCTCGCCGACGTGCTGGCGGGCTTGGCCGCGGCCAGGGCGGCCGGGCTGGAGCCGGTGAAGGTCAACGCGGTGCCGGTGCGCGGCGTGAACGAGGACGAGATCGTCGACCTGGTGGAGTTCGCCGTCGCGGGCGGCTACCGGATGCGGTTCATCGAGTCGATGCCGCTGGACGCGCAGGGCGCCTGGAACCGGGAGGCGATGGTCACCGCGGAGGAGATCCTGGGCGTCCTCGGCGAGCGCTGGCGGCTGGTCCCGGTCGGCCGGCACGGCAACGCCCCCGCGGAGGAGTGGCGGCTGGACGGCACCCCGCACGTGGTCGGCGTGATCGCCTCCGTCACCCGCCCGTTCTGCGGCGGCTGCGACCGGGTCCGGCTCACCGCCGACGGGCAACTGCGCAACTGCCTGTTCGCCACCGAGGAGTCCGACCTGCGGGCACTGCTGCGCGGCGGCGCCGACGACGACGGGATCGAGGCCGCCTGGCGCGCCTGCGTCGCCCGCAAGGGCCCGGGCCACCGGATCGGCGACGAGGGGTTCGTCCGCCCGGACCGGCCGATGTCGGCGATCGGCGGCTGA
- a CDS encoding NTP transferase domain-containing protein, with translation MAELRVPALVLAAGGGSRLGGRPKALLRYGGRPLLEHVLAVARDGGCTGAVAVLGASAAEVRARVATGDCRLVDNPDWRTGMASSLRAGLAALPPETDAALVLLVDTPGVTAEAVRRLLAAHAGRTGLAACAYAGRRAHPVLIGATHFPELLATATGDAGARTLLATHPVTLVDCTAVASPDDLDTPADLARWHIT, from the coding sequence ATGGCGGAGTTGCGGGTGCCGGCGCTGGTGCTGGCGGCGGGCGGCGGGTCACGTCTCGGCGGTCGGCCGAAGGCGCTGCTGCGGTACGGCGGTCGACCGCTGCTGGAGCACGTGCTGGCGGTGGCCCGGGACGGCGGCTGCACCGGCGCGGTGGCGGTGCTCGGCGCCTCGGCGGCGGAGGTGCGGGCCCGGGTGGCGACCGGCGACTGTCGACTCGTCGACAATCCGGACTGGCGCACCGGCATGGCGTCCTCGCTGCGCGCAGGCCTGGCCGCGCTGCCGCCGGAGACCGACGCCGCGCTCGTCCTGCTGGTCGACACCCCCGGGGTCACCGCGGAGGCGGTCCGCCGCCTGCTCGCCGCGCACGCCGGGCGCACCGGTCTCGCCGCGTGCGCCTACGCCGGCCGCCGGGCCCACCCGGTACTGATCGGCGCCACGCACTTCCCCGAGCTCCTGGCCACCGCGACGGGCGACGCCGGGGCCCGCACCCTGCTCGCCACCCACCCCGTCACCCTGGTCGACTGCACCGCCGTCGCCTCCCCGGACGACCTCGACACCCCTGCCGACCTGGCCCGCTGGCACATCACCTGA